From one Xiphophorus hellerii strain 12219 chromosome 18, Xiphophorus_hellerii-4.1, whole genome shotgun sequence genomic stretch:
- the sh2b2 gene encoding SH2B adapter protein 2 has product MNGAVLPGSPELSSSCPLPDWREFCELHARASAADFADKFQRFLSENPCYDSPGADASFSQHFANHFLECFSAALTQAKEKRASSPGEDGCNAATKYSIVPFLGIQGCPLTYGHDLYQRRKDTGASSESLDSMDSGGGGMDGGGGGGSTSSRGSQNHKMSVLGQSRSSEDVSVSHPKARFKKGFSLRNMSLCVVDGVKEMWHRRASPEPDAPSGARRANGAGGEAGGGEKWSQKLRLPRSSQGHKAELLEIQREGALRYMVADDTNCVGAAQWQKCRLLLRKTKREDGGEKFLLEFYVPPKCSKPKVSIPLSAIVEVRTTMPLEMPDKDNTFVLKVENGGEYILETIDSLQKNSWVADIQDCIDPGDSGDDIELASCPHGQASKDCSMVASCSCELLSEGVYRAPERSCPTAADHYSAPSVRCREPPFTQHPSHMPLERFLQSAEAQSSNASSGGGEGTKEPEGDASLAGYPWFHGTLSRVRAAQLVLAGGTRSHGLFVIRQSETRPGEYVLTFNFQGKAKHLRLSVNENGQCHVHHLWFHTVTDMLRHFHAHPIPLESGGSADITLRSYVQVQRSSAADATVPPVFTPPRDASCRTDPVQPALHPPGTAAPVGPSSDGPLSSSTSSSPTALPSLSRSDPGTGLGGGGLQSRSNSSERLLEASSGASEDYHDADGTRRARAVENQYSFY; this is encoded by the exons ATGAACGGAGCGGTGCTGCCCGGTAGCCCGGAGCTTTCCTCCTCGTGTCCGCTGCCCGACTGGAGAGAGTTCTGCGAGCTCCACGCCAGAGCCTCGGCCGCCGACTTCGCCGACAAGTTCCAGCGCTTCTTGTCGGAGAACCCGTGCTACGACTCGCCCGGCGCCGATGCCAGCTTCTCGCAGCACTTCGCCAACCACTTTCTTGAGTGCTTCTCTGCGGCGCTGACCCAGGCCAAGGAGAAACGGGCGTCCTCTCCGGGGGAGGACGGCTGCAACGCGGCGACCAAGTATAGCATCGTTCCTTTCCTGGGAATCCAGGGTTGCCCGCTGACCTACGGCCACGACCTCTACCAGCGGCGCAAAGACACTGGGGCTTCGAGTGAGTCTCTGGACAGCATGGACAGTGGAGGCGGAGGGATGGACGGGGGAGGCGGTGGCGGCAGCACCTCCTCCAGGGGTTCACAGAACCACAAGATGTCCGTTCTGGGACAGTCGCGCAGCTCAGAGGACGTGTCTGTCAGCCACCCGAAGGCTCGCTTCAAGAAAGGCTTCTCCCTGAGGAACATGAGTCTGTGTGTCGTGGACGGGGTGAAGGAGATGTGGCACAGACGGGCCTCCCCGGAGCCCGACGCCCCCTCGGGAGCCAGGAGGGCCAACGGGGCGGGAGGCGAGGCGGGAGGGGGCGAGAAGTGGTCCCAGAAGCTCAGGCTTCCCCGGAGTTCCCAGGGCCACAAGGCCGAGCTGCTGGAGATCCAGAGGGAGGGGGCGCTGAGGTACATGGTGGCCGACGACACGAACTGTGTGGGCGCCGCGCAGTGGCAGAAGTGCCGCCTGCTGCTCAGGAAGACCAAGCGGGAGGACGGAGGGGAGAAGTTCCTGCTGGAGTTCTACGTTCCTCCAAAG TGTTCAAAGCCTAAAGTGAGCATCCCCCTCTCAGCGATCGTGGAGGTGAGGACCACCATGCCGCTGGAGATGCCCGACAAGGACAACACTTTTGTTCTGAAG GTGGAGAATGGGGGGGAGTACATCCTGGAAACCATCGACTCTCTGCAGAAAAACTCCTGGGTTGCTGATATCCAGGACTGCATAGACCCCGG AGACAGCGGCGATGACATCGAGCTGGCGTCATGTCCTCACGGTCAGGCCTCCAAAGACTGCTCCATGGTGGCCTCTTGCAGCTGCGAGCTGCTTTCCGAGG gTGTGTATCGTGCTCCAGAGAGGTCCTGTCCCACAGCAGCAGATCATTACAGCGCCCCCTCAGTTCGATGCAGGGAGCCTCCCTTCACTCAGCACCCTTCACACATGCCTTTAGAGCGCTTCCTGCAGTCCGCAGAGGCCCAGAGCTCCAACGCTTCTTCAG GTGGTGGCGAAGGAACAAAGGAGCCAGAGGGCGATGCCAGTTTGGCAGGTTACCCATGGTTTCACGGTACTCTGTCTCGTGTTCGAGCGGCTCAGCTGGTGCTTGCAGGCGGGACCAGGAGCCACGGGCTCTTCGTGATTCGTCAGAGCGAGACGCGGCCGGGCGAGTACGTCCTCACCTTCAACTTCCAGGGCAAAGCCAAG CATTTACGTTTGTCCGTTAATGAGAACGGCCAGTGCCATGTCCACCACTTGTGGTTCCACACTGTGACGGACATGCTGAGACACTTCCACGCCCACCCGATTCCCCTGGAGTCCGGCGGATCGGCCGACATCACGTTACGCTCGTATGTGCAGGTTCAGCGAAGCTCCGCTGCAG ATGCGACCGTGCCTCCGGTTTTCACTCCTCCTCGGGATGCGTCCTGCAGAACGGATCCCGTCCAGCCGGCCCTTCACCCGCCCGGAACTGCCGCTCCTGTGGGGCCTTCGTCCGACGGGCCCCTGTCCTCCAGCACCTCGTCCTCGCCCACTGCCCTGCCGTCCCTCTCCCGGAGCGACCCCGGAACGGGGCTGGGCGGCGGCGGCCTGCAGAGCCGGAGCAACAGCTCCGAGCGCCTGTTGGAGGCGTCGAGCGGAGCGTCCGAGGATTACCACGACGCCGACGGGACCCGCAGGGCCCGCGCCGTGGAGAACCAGTACTCCTTCTACTAA